The following nucleotide sequence is from Tardiphaga alba.
TCAGCATGATGGCGTTCGTCGGAGAGTTGGTTGCTGCCATTTGCCGTCAGGCATCACCTTCCAGAAGGCCATAACTACATCACGGTTGCGCAGCCAGGTGCGCAGATCCATGGAAGCCCAGCGGCTCAGTGTCTCGTCATTGTTCGGAAGCGCACAATCAGGCTGGCGCCAGGCCATCATCAGCAAATGGAGATATGCCCCGTGCTGCGCGGAGGTGAGATGTCGCGTGTCGGCTAGATACGCGTCGGTGTAGAGGGGGATGGCGGGAGACTTTGCCACATGACGAGCTTTCCTTCTTGTTTGTCCACCCACGGGTTTCTCAAATGGACGACGGCAACGAGGGAAAGACCGTGAGGTAAAGCTCGCTTTCAGGCTATTGCGTTCGCACGCCCTAGCCGTCACAGCCAAGGTGAGTCACGTCGGCTTATCGGTCAATCAGGATTGTTTGCCACACGCCGGTGCGGAATTGTCACAAGCGGTTGAGCCGTGCGCAAAACGCGCGATTTAACTTGCGAACATCCCGCGCCGGGATACCGTGCGCGCACTCCCGGCTGGCCAAGAGAAGCCATTGCAGGGCGCAGGGGTTGGACATGAGGAATATTGGCCGGGTGCCTGACGACGAGGCGTTACGCCTTGTTTCGGCTTTTCTCCAGATTCATGAGCCCGAGCGGCGCCAGAAGCTGCTGGACATAGCCGAGCGCATGGCCCGTCGCAGCATCAAGCCAGTCGGCACCTATCCTCTCGTCTCGCAAGACAACGAGATGTAATTCAAATCTGCTCCTGTCGTTGACGGAGCTGTTCGACCGCTGCCATACCGGCGGACACCATCCCGCCGAATGTCCGCTCACCGCCGCCCACACGGGCGAGGATGCTACGAGCGATGAAACAACGGTTCTCGTGGGTGTCGAGTTCGGGCTTTAGCACCTCGCAAGCCTTCTGGAGCGCCATCTCCATCTCGAAGACGGTTCGATTGCCGAACATCTCGGTTACGAGTGGCGGGGCTTCGGCGGACGGCAGTTCGACAGCAGCGGGCTCGGTTGACATTGCGATCCTCCCTGTTTTTCTGATTATTGCGGAGATTTTGTTTTTGTTCCGAGCCGCGTCTCACTGCGGACGCACCCCGTCGAAGCGGGGTGGAGTGGTCGTACGCGATACGTTCATCGCCGCTCCAGTTCGACGCGTAACCGATCTGCATTTCTGCCTCAGTGCGCCGACCGCAAATCGACCACGGCCTGGCGTCCTGCTTCCGTCAGTTTGGTCAAGGTACGGTGGCCATTGTGCGCAGCATCAAGGATCTGCTGCGCGATATAGGCCCTTGTCTCATGCGAGCTGGCCTTCTCGCCGGGCAGTAACGAGCATGCGCGGTCGAGCGCGATTTCGATATTGGCCTTGGTGTTATCACTGAAATCTTGGATCGACACTTTCTCCTCCTCTGTGGACCATCCATGCTAGGAGTGTCAGTGCATCGGCGTCTGACCGCTAGGCGACAAATAGAAGCTGCGGTATACGATTTATTGCGTCAGCATTGCTGTCTCACTCATCATCAGAGACATCATCATGCTTGAGCGCATCAGCTTTCAGCTTGCGAACAACCGTGGCCGTTACAGCCACTTCA
It contains:
- a CDS encoding DUF1376 domain-containing protein yields the protein MTARACERNSLKASFTSRSFPRCRRPFEKPVGGQTRRKARHVAKSPAIPLYTDAYLADTRHLTSAQHGAYLHLLMMAWRQPDCALPNNDETLSRWASMDLRTWLRNRDVVMAFWKVMPDGKWQQPTLRRTPSC